A single region of the Fusarium fujikuroi IMI 58289 draft genome, chromosome FFUJ_chr05 genome encodes:
- a CDS encoding probable 13 kD U4/U6.U5 snRNP associate protein Snu13 produces the protein MSESAAWPLADQKLEQELLDLVQSSQHARQLKKGANEATKTLNRGVSELVILAADTQPLAILLHLPLLCEDKNVPYVYVSSKMHLGRACGVSRAVIAASITSNDASELAGQIRAMRDKVERLAI, from the exons ATGTCTGAGAGTGCTG CCTGGCCCCTTGCCGATCAGAAGCTCGAGcaggagcttctcgatcttgttcAATCTTCTCAGC ATGCCCGCCAGCTGAAGAAGGGAGCTAACGAAGCCACCAAGACCCTGAACCGCGGTGTCTCTGAGCTCGTCATCCTCGCTGCTGACACTCAGCCCCTCGCCATTCTCCTCCaccttcctcttctctgcgAGGACAAGAACG TCCCCTATGTTTACGTTAGCAGCAAGATGCACCTCGGCCGTGCCTGCGGTGTCAGCCGTGCCGTCATCGCCgccagcatcaccagcaacGACGCCAGCGAGCTCGCCGGCCAGATCCGAGCTATGCGCGACAAGGTTGAGCGCCTCGCTATCTAA